A genomic region of Streptomyces rimosus contains the following coding sequences:
- a CDS encoding DUF4288 domain-containing protein: MLHPKVLQPAERVRTESVPPRRWAVAHGRSAAEETECVLATDAEREGGPVRGLRPHIAVVLMESPSTGGSDPLYEESVVLVYATDEADARKRAERRARSRETSYLNDRGETVSWSLKRVVDVSAALDEDLTQDADLYARHFRDYGAYERFEPLLSGEEL; the protein is encoded by the coding sequence ATGCTGCATCCCAAGGTCCTCCAACCGGCCGAACGGGTGCGGACGGAGTCCGTACCGCCGCGCCGCTGGGCCGTCGCGCACGGCCGGTCGGCGGCAGAGGAGACGGAGTGTGTTTTGGCGACCGACGCCGAACGGGAAGGCGGCCCGGTCAGGGGGCTACGGCCGCACATCGCGGTCGTACTGATGGAGTCGCCGAGCACGGGTGGCAGTGATCCGCTGTACGAGGAGAGCGTGGTCCTCGTATACGCGACGGACGAGGCGGACGCCCGGAAGCGGGCCGAGCGCAGAGCCCGTTCCCGGGAGACCAGTTACCTCAATGACCGGGGCGAAACGGTGTCCTGGAGCCTGAAGCGCGTGGTGGACGTGAGCGCGGCACTCGATGAGGACCTGACGCAGGACGCCGATCTGTATGCGCGGCACTTTCGTGACTATGGCGCTTATGAGCGCTTTGAGCCGCTGTTGTCTGGTGAGGAGCTTTGA